A genomic window from Salvia hispanica cultivar TCC Black 2014 chromosome 5, UniMelb_Shisp_WGS_1.0, whole genome shotgun sequence includes:
- the LOC125187832 gene encoding 6,7,8-trihydroxycoumarin synthase-like, producing the protein MILLFSIALSIIFIYYFLYQKPTKPNLPPLVPGLPLIGNLHQLSAAPLLHIHLSHLSKLHGPLLRLNLGSNPVIVISSAELAEEVLKHQDSAFCSRPTLVAQRRLSYNAADMAFAPYGPHWRDLRRIAATHLLSPPKVKSFRAVREDEVARMIAKISCHCASSSPVNLSEAAMGLTTTLICRIGFGRRYEDQGNELRRFQELLKELRQLLAAFFVSDYFPALSWVDRASGLMNRLDSAFEKLDSFYQELIDEHLRAGDVDDDEEDILGMQIKLELNSYKPTNWDRVKALLMDLFLGGTDSSAASIVWIMTALIKAPHIMKKVQTEIRHVVGNKRKVDEDDLPKLPYLKAVIHETFRLYTPLPMLAPRETTQKCVLDGYEIQPKTTVYVNVWAIARDPEYWKTDPEEFLPERFYGSEMDAKGKDFGLIPFGSGRRICPGMFMGLANVELAVANLLFSFDWEVPQGSEVDTDVLPGLIMHKKNPLLLLPKLYQS; encoded by the exons ATGATTCTCCTCTTCTCCATAGCTCTCTCCATAATCTTCATCTACTATTTCCTCTaccaaaaaccaacaaaaccaAATCTCCCACCACTCGTCCCAGGCCTCCCCTTGATCGGAAACCTCCACCAGCTCTCCGCGGCGCCGCTCCTACACATCCACCTCTCCCATCTCTCCAAGCTCCACGGCCCCCTCCTCCGCCTAAACCTCGGCTCAAACCCGGTCATCGTAATCTCCTCCGCAGAGCTAGCGGAGGAGGTCCTCAAACACCAAGACTCCGCCTTCTGCAGCCGCCCCACGCTCGTCGCGCAGCGCCGCCTCTCCTACAACGCCGCCGACATGGCCTTCGCCCCCTACGGCCCCCACTGGAGGGACCTGAGGAGGATCGCCGCCACGCACCTCCTCAGCCCTCCAAAGGTCAAGTCCTTCCGCGCCGTGCGCGAAGACGAGGTGGCGCGCATGATCGCCAAGATCTCGTGCCACTGCGCCTCTTCCTCTCCGGTCAACCTCAGCGAGGCGGCGATGGGGCTGACCACGACGCTGATTTGCAGGATCGGCTTCGGGAGGAGGTACGAGGACCAAGGGAACGAGCTGCGCCGGTTCCAGGAGCTGCTGAAGGAGCTCCGGCAGCTTCTCGCGGCCTTCTTTGTGTCGGATTATTTTCCGGCTCTGAGTTGGGTCGATAGAGCTTCTGGATTGATGAATCGGCTTGATAGCGCGTTCGAGAAGCTCGATTCGTTCTACCAAGAACTCATCGATGAGCATCTCCGGGCCGGAGATGTGGACGACGACGAGGAGGATATCCTTGGCATGCAAATAAAGCTCGAACTCAACTCGTATAAACCTACTAATTGGGATCGGGTTAAGGCATTGTTGATG GACTTATTTTTGGGTGGAACGGACTCAAGTGCAGCCTCGATAGTTTGGATCATGACGGCGTTGATTAAGGCTCCACACATCATGAAAAAGGTGCAAACAGAAATCAGACACGTGGTGGGAAACAAGAGAAAAGTAGACGAAGATGATCTGCCAAAGCTTCCCTATCTAAAAGCAGTCATCCACGAGACATTCCGGTTGTACACTCCGCTTCCAATGCTTGCACCAAGAGAAACCACTCAAAAATGTGTGCTAGATGGCTACGAGATTCAGCCGAAAACTACTGTTTATGTGAACGTGTGGGCGATTGCAAGAGATCCCGAATATTGGAAAACTGACCCGGAAGAATTCTTGCCGGAGAGGTTCTATGGTAGTGAGATGGACGCCAAAGGCAAAGATTTCGGGTTGATCCCGTTCGGATCGGGCCGGAGAATCTGCCCCGGGATGTTCATGGGACTTGCTAACGTGGAGCTTGCGGTTGCGAATTTGCTCTTCTCTTTTGATTGGGAAGTGCCTCAAGGAAGTGAAGTAGACACTGATGTTTTGCCTGGACTTATTATGCATAAGAAGAATCCACTTCTCCTACTGCCTAAACTGTATCAAAGTTAG